A window from Drosophila nasuta strain 15112-1781.00 chromosome 3, ASM2355853v1, whole genome shotgun sequence encodes these proteins:
- the LOC132791606 gene encoding prolactin-releasing peptide receptor, with protein MANVSNETVNAWLISASTQLPQLLGANWSTTLSPLDGSTLSTIMSSSSTSTTTSTTTTSMTTTTASAAGSDSDADKSDIMHNQFVQIFFYVLYTTVFVLGVFGNVLVCYVVLRNRAMQTVTNIFITNLALSDILLCVLAVPFTPLYTFMGRWAFGRTLCHLVSYAQGCSIYISTLTLTSIAIDRYFVIIYPFHPRMKLSTCIGIIVSIWVVSLLATLPYGMYMKMSEVTNNDTQVNGTSLGIALPNDTMAAQAYMQLMSDTESLMVCEENWPAEQYRKVFGAITTVLQFLLPFFIISICYVWISVKLNQRARAKPGSKSSRREEADRDRKKRTNRMLIAMVAVFGLSWLPINLVNIFDDFNDKSKDWRFYILFFFVAHSIAMSSTCYNPFLYAWLNENFRKEFKHVLPCFNPSNNNIINITRGYNRSDRNTCGPRLHHGNGDGGGGGSLDADDQDDNGITQETCLPKEKLLIIPREPTYGNGTGAVSPILSGRGINAALVHARQSQPQQQQQQQQQQVELMRRIRRRTDDDGDYIDSGDEQTVEVRFSETPFVSSDNTTGISMLESSSQCQDSDMLADLGAAIIGPADASRRYN; from the coding sequence ATGGCCAATGTAAGCAACGAGACGGTTAATGCTTGGCTAATATCGGCCAGCACGCAGTTGCCTCAACTGCTGGGCGCCAACTGGAGCACAACCCTTTCCCCCCTCGATGGCAGCACTCTGTCAACCAtcatgagcagcagcagcacctcGACAACAACCAGTACCACCACAACATCGATGACCACGACAACGGCGAGCGCAGCAGGCTCTGATTCGGATGCGGATAAATCGGACATTATGCACAATCAGTTCGTGCAGATCTTCTTCTATGTGCTGTACACCACAGTGTTTGTCCTGGGCGTGTTTGGCAACGTTCTCGTCTGCTACGTGGTGCTGCGTAATCGTGCGATGCAAACCGTAACCAATATATTCATTACCAACCTGGCGCTATCCGATATTCTATTGTGTGTGCTCGCCGTGCCCTTTACGCCGCTGTACACTTTCATGGGCCGTTGGGCATTTGGTCGAACGCTGTGTCACCTGGTTTCGTATGCACAGGGATGTAGCATTTATATATCAACGCTGACGCTGACCTCGATTGCCATCGATAGGTACTTTGTGATCATCTATCCGTTCCATCCACGCATGAAACTTTCCACATGCATTGGAATCATTGTGAGTATCTGGGTTGTTTCGCTGCTGGCCACGCTGCCCTATGGCATGTACATGAAGATGTCCGAGGTGACGAACAATGACACCCAGGTCAATGGCACGAGTCTGGGAATCGCCTTGCCCAACGACACCATGGCTGCCCAGGCTTACATGCAGCTGATGAGCGACACCGAGTCGCTGATGGTCTGCGAGGAGAATTGGCCGGCGGAACAATATCGCAAGGTGTTCGGAGCCATTACGACAGTGCTGCAGTTTCTGCTGCCCTTTTTCATCATATCGATTTGCTACGTTTGGATCTCCGTTAAATTGAATCAGCGTGCCCGGGCCAAGCCGGGTTCGAAGTCGTCGCGTCGCGAGGAAGCGGATCGGGATCGCAAGAAGCGCACGAATCGCATGTTGATTGCTATGGTGGCGGTGTTTGGACTCAGCTGGTTGCCCATCAATTTGGTTAATATATTCGATGACTTCAACGACAAGTCAAAGGATTGGCGCTTCTACATCCTGTTCTTCTTTGTGGCCCACTCGATTGCCATGAGCTCGACGTGCTACAATCCCTTTCTGTATGCCTGGCTCAATGAGAACTTCCGCAAGGAGTTTAAGCATGTCCTGCCCTGCTTTAATccctccaacaacaacatcatcaacataaCCAGAGGCTACAATCGCAGTGATCGCAACACCTGCGGTCCGCGACTGCATCATGGCAATGGCGATGGAGGCGGCGGCGGAAGCTTAGATGCTGATGATCAGGATGACAATGGCATCACTCAGGAGACGTGTTTGCCCAAGGAGAAGCTGCTCATCATACCGCGAGAGCCAACCTATGGCAATGGCACTGGCGCTGTGTCGCCCATActcagtgggcgtggcatcaATGCTGCCCTCGTGCATGCTCGCCAGtcgcagccacagcagcagcaacaacaacaacagcagcaggtggAATTGATGCGTCGCATTAGACGACGCACGGATGACGATGGCGACTACATCGACTCCGGAGATGAGCAGACGGTAGAAGTTCGCTTCAGCGAGACGCCATTTGTTAGCTCCGATAACACGACAGGCATCAGCATGCTCGAGTCTAGTAGTCAATGTCAGGACTCGGATATGCTGGCCGATTTGGGCGCTGCTATTATTGGACCAGCAGATGCCAGTAGGCGATATAACTGA